The Zobellia alginiliquefaciens genome contains a region encoding:
- a CDS encoding glycosyltransferase, producing MINKKLIYDTAVTGHHSEYISHLIDYLSDFNTEGNEYFFVVSPKFPSLFPEIYEKGKNIFGVHWMPVQENEMKRIREGNTILASIRSMDIMNAYAKKIGADHVVPLDFHTIKYGAIFKRVSHNISSILFLQFYRLKRVTFKEKLEFYKRYYLTKWCIGNPSIQKIFVLNDQETVNYMNNEFHTDCFQMLPDPIPQLEPLDNFDIYEHYGIEPHRKIYLHIGALGERKGTDEVIDSAHHLTTQAQKDIAVLLVGKAGNLSQENLYNEKIGEVTIKTGVQMLWDNQFVPTKMMKSIFNQCHAVLLPYKNAEFSSGILGHAAAASKRVIATKAGLIEELVSRYNLGELLAVPDGGNLALKMTQMLGEDVGIEGQRRFVENHSPKMFAELILKL from the coding sequence ATGATCAATAAAAAACTAATTTACGACACGGCCGTTACAGGTCATCATTCAGAATATATAAGCCACCTAATTGATTATCTATCCGATTTCAATACTGAAGGCAACGAATATTTTTTTGTGGTGAGTCCTAAATTCCCATCACTTTTTCCGGAAATTTACGAAAAAGGTAAAAACATATTTGGTGTGCACTGGATGCCGGTTCAAGAGAATGAGATGAAGCGAATACGAGAAGGCAATACTATTTTAGCTTCTATCCGATCAATGGATATTATGAATGCCTATGCAAAAAAAATTGGGGCAGACCATGTAGTGCCATTAGACTTTCATACCATTAAATACGGGGCTATATTTAAGCGGGTGTCTCATAATATTTCATCCATTCTGTTTTTACAATTTTATAGATTAAAAAGAGTTACGTTCAAGGAGAAATTAGAGTTTTATAAAAGGTATTATTTAACAAAGTGGTGTATTGGAAACCCTAGTATACAGAAGATTTTTGTGCTAAACGATCAAGAAACGGTAAATTACATGAACAATGAGTTCCATACAGATTGTTTTCAAATGCTGCCTGATCCAATTCCTCAGCTTGAGCCTTTGGATAATTTTGATATTTATGAGCACTATGGTATTGAACCACATAGGAAAATATACCTTCATATTGGGGCGTTAGGAGAAAGAAAGGGTACCGATGAGGTTATCGACTCAGCGCACCATCTTACGACTCAAGCGCAAAAAGATATTGCTGTTTTATTGGTAGGCAAAGCTGGAAATTTAAGTCAAGAAAATTTGTATAATGAAAAAATAGGAGAAGTAACTATCAAAACAGGGGTGCAGATGTTATGGGACAACCAGTTTGTTCCCACAAAAATGATGAAGAGTATCTTTAATCAATGCCATGCGGTTTTGTTACCCTATAAAAACGCCGAATTTTCAAGTGGTATTCTTGGCCATGCCGCAGCTGCTAGCAAAAGGGTAATAGCTACAAAGGCTGGATTAATAGAGGAATTAGTGTCTAGATACAATTTAGGAGAACTATTAGCTGTGCCAGATGGTGGTAATTTGGCTTTAAAGATGACCCAAATGTTGGGCGAAGACGTAGGTATAGAAGGCCAACGTAGATTTGTTGAAAATCATAGTCCTAAAATGTTTGCGGAGTTGATTTTGAAACTCTAA
- a CDS encoding polysaccharide pyruvyl transferase family protein, translating into MKIAILTLPFNNNYGGLLQSYALQVLLKRRGHEVTVLKVTSRLPATSFKESVYRFLKTALGKERANQKRLKKISKNMKAFENNNMETTAPIYSQKDFSSYNDYDAYVVGSDQVWRFDYTKKRYRNYFLNFVVNQNALKISFAASFGIDEWKLTKDKTQELSGLASKFNSISVREKSGVKLCGEHLKVNATHILDPAILVEPELYNGLTTTEDSNNIPDNGLLIYMLDYGGDKQKSAEIIAKELQCTPFRVGVEKANEGNFDDKMIYPTVGSWIEGFRKARFIITDSFHGCAFSILFNKPFIVYGNTSRGITRFDSILETFDLKKRFVINSSEISIETLNESVDYNRVNKIIENERELAQKFLDEAGL; encoded by the coding sequence ATGAAGATAGCCATTTTAACACTCCCATTCAATAACAATTATGGGGGCTTATTACAGTCGTATGCACTACAAGTTCTATTAAAAAGACGTGGTCATGAGGTTACCGTACTCAAAGTGACCTCAAGATTGCCGGCAACTTCGTTCAAAGAGTCTGTTTATAGATTTTTAAAAACGGCTTTGGGAAAGGAACGAGCAAATCAAAAGAGATTGAAGAAAATCTCTAAAAATATGAAAGCTTTCGAAAACAATAATATGGAGACGACAGCACCTATTTATAGTCAGAAAGACTTTAGCTCTTATAATGATTATGATGCATATGTTGTCGGTAGTGATCAAGTATGGAGGTTTGATTACACAAAGAAACGCTATAGAAATTATTTTTTAAATTTTGTTGTTAATCAAAACGCACTTAAAATATCTTTCGCGGCCTCTTTCGGTATTGATGAATGGAAACTAACCAAAGATAAGACTCAAGAATTATCTGGATTAGCCTCAAAATTCAATTCCATTTCTGTTCGAGAAAAAAGCGGAGTCAAATTATGCGGTGAACATTTAAAAGTAAATGCCACTCATATATTGGATCCGGCAATACTAGTTGAGCCTGAATTGTATAATGGTCTAACAACTACAGAAGATTCCAATAACATACCTGATAATGGGCTTCTTATTTATATGTTGGATTATGGAGGTGACAAGCAAAAATCTGCTGAAATTATTGCCAAAGAACTACAATGTACTCCATTTAGAGTTGGTGTAGAGAAAGCAAATGAGGGAAACTTTGACGATAAAATGATTTATCCGACTGTAGGAAGTTGGATTGAAGGTTTTAGGAAAGCAAGGTTTATTATTACAGATTCGTTCCATGGCTGTGCTTTTTCCATTTTATTTAATAAGCCATTTATTGTTTATGGAAATACATCAAGGGGAATTACAAGGTTTGACTCAATATTGGAGACGTTTGATTTGAAGAAAAGATTTGTTATTAATAGTAGTGAGATTAGTATAGAAACTCTGAATGAAAGTGTTGATTATAATCGGGTCAACAAAATTATCGAAAATGAGAGAGAATTGGCTCAGAAATTTTTAGATGAAGCGGGACTTTAG
- a CDS encoding glycosyltransferase family 4 protein: MKILFYTKISPFPINGGERIRSYGLLKVLSELGHTVVAVVSNQNSINFADYKLKNVSYFELNNEAFTTFERITGKYYFSPSKKIYSVLDNLIEQNDFDFAFLDYAFIGQYIKMFKKTGIPVVYGTHNAESSLLLQEPVNGLFNKIRKIQFYWQAYRHERIFFPTANKLICVSEDDKSFYTKFMKSDKIHLIPNFLDESRYIANYNKEDYFIMTANFGAYMNKMGLKWIIEEVWNKTLDNEQKLLLVGKGSKEAYSELISTYDYKNIIAIGPVDDMVPYIAKAKAVLIPLLQGSGSRLKCLEAMALKTSIISTSKGVEGTVSHGFLVADTPEEFRKTIENFTVDKERESMLYNTFVSNYSLAKNKERMNRLIQELDIEKND; encoded by the coding sequence ATGAAAATTTTGTTTTACACCAAGATTTCACCCTTTCCCATAAACGGAGGTGAAAGAATAAGATCATATGGTTTGCTCAAGGTATTGTCCGAGCTAGGCCATACTGTTGTTGCAGTGGTTTCCAATCAGAATTCTATTAATTTTGCTGATTATAAACTTAAGAATGTAAGCTACTTTGAGCTTAATAATGAGGCTTTTACCACATTCGAAAGGATAACGGGCAAGTATTATTTTAGCCCTTCAAAAAAAATATATTCGGTACTCGATAATTTAATAGAACAAAACGATTTTGATTTTGCATTTTTGGATTATGCCTTTATAGGTCAATATATTAAGATGTTCAAAAAAACCGGTATTCCGGTAGTGTATGGTACTCATAATGCAGAATCTTCTTTGCTCTTGCAGGAACCGGTCAACGGTCTATTCAACAAAATAAGAAAGATTCAATTTTACTGGCAAGCCTATAGGCATGAGCGAATATTCTTTCCTACCGCAAATAAGTTAATTTGTGTAAGCGAAGACGATAAGTCTTTTTATACCAAATTTATGAAGAGTGACAAAATTCATCTCATACCTAATTTTCTGGATGAATCTAGATATATTGCTAATTACAATAAAGAAGATTACTTTATTATGACCGCCAATTTTGGGGCCTATATGAATAAAATGGGTCTAAAATGGATTATTGAGGAAGTTTGGAACAAAACTTTAGACAACGAGCAAAAGCTACTACTTGTCGGTAAAGGCTCAAAAGAGGCTTATAGTGAATTAATAAGCACTTATGATTACAAGAATATAATTGCCATTGGTCCCGTCGATGATATGGTTCCCTACATAGCCAAGGCAAAGGCCGTTTTGATTCCACTTTTACAAGGAAGTGGTTCTAGGCTTAAATGTTTGGAGGCTATGGCGCTTAAAACTTCCATAATCTCAACATCCAAAGGTGTCGAGGGCACAGTGAGCCACGGGTTTTTAGTTGCAGATACTCCGGAAGAGTTTAGAAAAACCATTGAGAACTTTACGGTTGATAAGGAAAGGGAAAGTATGCTTTACAATACATTCGTTTCTAATTATTCATTGGCAAAAAATAAGGAAAGAATGAATAGGCTTATACAGGAATTAGATATTGAGAAAAACGATTAA